One genomic window of Struthio camelus isolate bStrCam1 chromosome 1, bStrCam1.hap1, whole genome shotgun sequence includes the following:
- the LOC104138078 gene encoding F-box only protein 36-like: MVSLLQETLHELQCQSPAPSKDFHHFTISSSQVIWRTWRISFRPDQEKISPKEVKKSHKEFLLDEQLQKQVQNIFGNSMLEYTVNLCQGHYDFLVRMPENVIIRILSFLDANDFRQLSKTCKKFQQLCSSEDVWERVKLFSDKQALDKKTMTFSVFKKLMNFNQKPKQMQRRQSTFF; encoded by the exons ATGGTGTCCCTTCTGCAGGAGACCCTTCACGAACTCCAGTGCCAGTCTCCTGCCCCCAGCAAGGACTTCCACCACTTCACCATCAGCAGCTCACAG GTAATCTGGAGGACTTGGAGGATTTCCTTTCGACCTGATCAAGAAAAGATTTCCCCAAAGGAGGTGAAGAAATCCCACAAGGAATTTTTGCTGGATGAGCAGTTACAGA AGCAAGTGCAGAATATCTTTGGCAACAGCATGCTGGAGTACACAGTTAATTTATGTCAAGGGCATTATGATTTCCTAGTCCGAATGCCTGAGAATGTGATTATACGCATACTGTCATTTCTAGACGCCAATGATTTTCGACAGCTGTCAAAAACATGCAAGAAGTTCCAGCAG ttATGCAGCAGCGAAGATGTTTGGGAGAGAGTTAAACTGTTCAGTGATAAACAAGCTCTTGATAAGAAGACGATGACATTCTCAGTTTTCAAGAAGCTAATGAACTTCAATCAAAAACCCAAGCAgatgcagagaagacagagcacttttttttaa